Proteins encoded in a region of the Candidatus Moanabacter tarae genome:
- the glgC gene encoding Glucose-1-phosphate adenylyltransferase, with translation MGSGATVDTITIGGDIQRMKPRVVSVVMGGGRGTRLQPLTSLRCKPAVPLAGKYRLVDIPISNCLNSGLNQIYVLTQFNTASLHRHIRESYVFDAFGGGFVDILSAEQTEAGDNWYQGTSDAVRQNLHHFHAGEKDLFLIVSGDQLYQMDFRHIIEQHQRSGAEVTIAAKPVPISQVESLGIMRVGKSLEIEEFFEKPKEPGVINGLKMIGKVDRESDEERCLASMGIYIFNKSTLFHALEHSNADDFGKEIIPGLLGRAKLHAFIFDGYWEDIGTVGAFFEANLRFTERVPPFNFFDRDRVIYTHARFLPASKLNRCRIEQGVVADGCVISDAEVIHSVIGIRSEIREEGLLENVVMMGADFRESPEDRESNVEKGIPHIGIGRGAVIRNAIIDKNARIGANVKLSPEGKPDFYEDGGIVIRDGVLVVPKDTVVPDNTDF, from the coding sequence TTGGGTTCGGGTGCTACGGTCGATACAATTACTATTGGAGGCGATATACAAAGAATGAAACCGCGAGTTGTCAGTGTGGTTATGGGTGGTGGCCGAGGGACACGGTTACAGCCGCTGACAAGCTTGCGTTGCAAACCGGCAGTTCCATTAGCGGGAAAATATCGGTTGGTCGATATTCCAATCAGCAACTGCCTAAATTCTGGGCTGAATCAGATCTATGTATTAACTCAATTTAACACTGCTTCGTTACATCGCCACATCCGAGAATCATATGTTTTTGATGCCTTCGGAGGGGGGTTCGTCGACATTCTCTCGGCGGAACAGACAGAAGCGGGAGATAATTGGTATCAAGGAACTTCTGATGCGGTAAGGCAGAATCTCCACCATTTTCACGCAGGAGAAAAAGATCTATTTCTTATTGTGTCCGGGGATCAGCTCTACCAAATGGACTTCCGGCACATTATTGAGCAGCATCAGCGCAGCGGTGCCGAAGTGACGATAGCCGCGAAACCGGTTCCGATCTCTCAGGTTGAGAGCCTAGGGATCATGAGGGTTGGAAAGAGTCTAGAGATAGAGGAATTTTTTGAAAAGCCAAAGGAGCCCGGGGTGATCAATGGACTTAAGATGATCGGTAAAGTGGATAGAGAGAGTGATGAAGAACGCTGTCTCGCTTCAATGGGAATCTACATATTTAATAAATCGACTCTTTTCCATGCACTTGAGCATTCCAATGCTGACGATTTTGGGAAGGAGATCATTCCGGGGCTCCTCGGGAGAGCGAAGTTACATGCCTTCATTTTCGATGGGTACTGGGAAGATATTGGGACCGTGGGTGCCTTTTTCGAAGCTAATCTCCGATTTACTGAGCGGGTTCCTCCTTTCAACTTCTTCGATCGGGACAGAGTTATTTACACCCATGCTCGATTCTTGCCCGCTTCAAAACTGAATCGATGTCGGATTGAGCAAGGAGTGGTAGCCGATGGATGTGTAATCTCGGATGCGGAGGTCATTCACAGTGTTATTGGTATCCGTTCCGAGATTCGCGAAGAAGGTCTCTTGGAGAATGTTGTCATGATGGGTGCCGATTTCCGTGAGTCCCCTGAAGATCGGGAGAGCAATGTCGAAAAGGGAATCCCCCATATTGGAATCGGGCGGGGAGCTGTTATCAGAAATGCCATTATCGATAAAAATGCTCGTATTGGTGCTAATGTTAAACTTTCTCCTGAAGGGAAGCCTGATTTCTATGAGGACGGTGGAATTGTGATCCGGGATGGGGTCCTCGTCGTCCCAAAAGACACGGTAGTGCCGGACAATACAGATTTTTAG
- the dinB_1 gene encoding DNA polymerase IV, producing MSETFSSQANLERCIIHIDMDCFYAAVEIRERPELMGKPVAVGGQRRGVLTTCNYEARKFGCCSAMPSYRARQLCPELIVLSPRFQLYRRESEKIREIFKDYTKLVEPLSLDEAYLDITSLPGDGWTTAKEIRKRIWKATALTASAGIGPNKLLAKIASDWRKPDGQFEIKLEETTAFMHELPVENIWGIGPKSTTLLKGSGIETCGELQKLTLLQLHSLMGKFGAEIFRLCRGLDSRKVEPRRIRKSMSTERTFDEDLRSLEESIHELKKLHHALAKDLKGKGAQRAIHKIFVKLKFSNFRQTTRECVSKEFSFPVLHRLLEEAYTRSNEGIRLLGAGARFQEDSPENIEQLEIPFEI from the coding sequence ATGTCCGAAACATTTTCATCCCAGGCAAATTTGGAGCGCTGCATCATACATATTGATATGGATTGTTTCTATGCGGCGGTTGAGATTCGCGAGCGGCCCGAATTAATGGGAAAGCCCGTGGCCGTTGGTGGCCAAAGGCGTGGGGTTCTCACAACTTGCAATTATGAGGCGCGCAAATTTGGTTGTTGCTCTGCTATGCCCAGCTATCGAGCCCGCCAACTTTGTCCAGAACTGATCGTCCTTTCTCCCCGGTTTCAGCTCTATCGCAGAGAATCTGAAAAAATCAGGGAAATCTTTAAAGATTATACAAAATTGGTTGAACCGCTCTCTCTCGACGAGGCCTATCTTGACATAACTTCACTACCTGGGGATGGGTGGACAACTGCGAAGGAGATTAGAAAACGCATTTGGAAAGCTACTGCTCTGACCGCATCTGCGGGGATCGGCCCCAATAAACTCTTAGCAAAAATAGCTAGTGACTGGCGCAAACCTGATGGACAGTTTGAGATAAAATTGGAAGAGACAACTGCATTCATGCATGAGCTCCCTGTTGAGAATATCTGGGGAATCGGACCAAAAAGTACGACTCTTTTGAAAGGGAGTGGTATAGAGACCTGTGGTGAACTACAAAAGCTCACTCTGTTACAATTGCATAGTCTTATGGGAAAGTTCGGAGCAGAAATCTTTCGACTTTGCCGTGGACTAGATTCCCGTAAAGTGGAACCTCGCCGAATCCGGAAATCGATGAGCACCGAACGGACATTTGACGAAGATCTCCGCAGTCTCGAGGAAAGTATTCACGAATTGAAAAAGCTTCACCATGCACTAGCAAAGGATCTCAAGGGGAAAGGTGCTCAGCGTGCTATACACAAGATATTTGTAAAACTGAAATTCTCCAATTTTCGTCAAACGACGAGAGAATGTGTGAGCAAAGAGTTCTCATTTCCTGTTTTACACCGGCTTCTCGAAGAGGCTTATACGCGCAGCAATGAAGGGATTCGGCTATTGGGGGCTGGAGCGCGTTTTCAAGAAGATTCACCAGAGAACATCGAGCAGCTCGAAATTCCATTTGAAATTTAG
- the glyQS gene encoding Glycine--tRNA ligase — MGGEFLKQNYCGPLTLNRNRLVLDQLPAKTILWALMASSPQNESRMDRIVGLCRRRGFIFQSSEIYGGINGFFDYGPVGVELRRNIKEAWWHDMVQLRDDIVGLDSSIIMHGDVWKTSGHADGFADPMVDCRESKLRYKADQIFFSDVVVDGETIGYVSVLESPAMTEEAQEEADRLKRKLGARGQLDPINLRDFTKAKIEEIELIPSPATGKPGSLTPPRDFNMMFQTYVGALRDESAITYLRPETAQGIFVNFRNIVDSGRLKIPFGIAQIGKAFRNEITPRNFIFRSREFEQMEIEYFIPPGDEWEKYHEEWIGVRLDWFDAIGLERKRLGCDVHGQDSLAHYAKACTDITFEFPFGVQELEGIAARGDFDLSRHSEGSGKSMEYFDDATGKRYVPHVIEPSLGVDRTLLALLCSAYQTDEIGGEKRDVLRFHPRIAPYKAGVFPLLKNKPELVNRARGIYDCLRSRWNVFYDETGAIGRRYRRQDEIGTPYGVTVDFQTLEDGTVTLRNRDSTEQVRISEEGIVTYIAERIS, encoded by the coding sequence GTGGGAGGAGAATTCCTAAAACAAAATTATTGCGGACCCCTAACTCTAAATCGGAATCGCTTGGTGCTTGACCAGCTACCAGCAAAAACCATCCTTTGGGCGCTCATGGCTTCTTCTCCACAGAACGAGTCTAGGATGGATCGCATTGTCGGGCTTTGTCGTCGCCGGGGGTTTATTTTTCAGTCTTCCGAAATCTATGGCGGAATCAATGGGTTTTTTGACTACGGTCCGGTCGGAGTAGAATTGCGCCGAAATATCAAGGAAGCTTGGTGGCACGATATGGTTCAGCTCCGTGATGATATCGTCGGCTTGGATTCTTCAATTATTATGCACGGTGACGTATGGAAAACATCAGGCCATGCTGATGGATTCGCCGATCCTATGGTTGACTGTAGAGAATCAAAGTTACGGTACAAAGCGGACCAGATTTTCTTTTCCGATGTTGTGGTTGACGGTGAGACGATAGGTTATGTTTCGGTTCTTGAATCTCCTGCGATGACTGAGGAGGCTCAGGAGGAGGCGGATAGACTAAAGCGGAAACTTGGTGCCCGAGGGCAACTGGACCCGATCAACTTGCGTGATTTTACTAAGGCCAAAATAGAGGAAATCGAATTGATTCCCTCGCCGGCCACCGGGAAGCCGGGGTCTCTCACTCCACCGCGTGATTTTAACATGATGTTTCAGACCTATGTTGGAGCCCTGCGCGATGAATCTGCAATCACCTATCTCCGGCCGGAGACTGCCCAAGGGATCTTTGTCAACTTTAGGAACATCGTTGATTCCGGCCGCCTGAAAATTCCCTTTGGCATCGCCCAGATTGGAAAGGCTTTTCGTAACGAGATAACCCCACGTAACTTCATCTTTCGCTCCCGAGAATTCGAGCAGATGGAGATTGAATACTTCATACCCCCTGGCGATGAGTGGGAGAAGTACCATGAAGAATGGATTGGCGTTCGGCTGGATTGGTTTGATGCTATCGGGTTGGAGAGGAAGCGCTTAGGTTGTGATGTTCACGGACAGGACAGTCTCGCCCACTATGCGAAGGCTTGCACTGATATTACTTTCGAATTTCCTTTCGGTGTCCAAGAGTTGGAAGGGATTGCGGCGAGGGGCGATTTTGACCTTAGCCGTCATAGCGAGGGATCTGGAAAGTCGATGGAATATTTTGATGATGCCACCGGCAAACGCTATGTTCCCCATGTGATCGAGCCTTCTCTGGGGGTAGACCGGACTCTGCTTGCGCTTCTTTGCAGTGCTTATCAAACCGATGAGATTGGTGGTGAAAAGCGGGATGTACTTCGGTTCCATCCGCGAATTGCGCCCTACAAAGCTGGGGTTTTCCCTCTGCTAAAAAATAAACCTGAGCTGGTGAACAGGGCTCGTGGGATATACGACTGTCTCCGCTCGCGCTGGAACGTATTCTACGACGAAACCGGAGCGATCGGTCGTCGTTATCGAAGACAGGACGAAATTGGCACTCCTTATGGGGTGACGGTAGACTTCCAGACACTTGAGGACGGAACAGTTACGCTCCGAAATCGAGATTCCACCGAACAAGTGCGGATTTCGGAGGAGGGAATAGTTACTTATATAGCGGAGCGTATTTCCTAG